One stretch of Prunus persica cultivar Lovell chromosome G1, Prunus_persica_NCBIv2, whole genome shotgun sequence DNA includes these proteins:
- the LOC18793394 gene encoding LOW QUALITY PROTEIN: uncharacterized protein LOC18793394 (The sequence of the model RefSeq protein was modified relative to this genomic sequence to represent the inferred CDS: substituted 1 base at 1 genomic stop codon): MKAQHPKIKTQLFSCGFFRHCTRTVLSPTTPHPPPLPFSSTDPLPPSLSLDSSPPAPTQPDPPTHHPSKPESESSSSSTSQSFTQXKFALPDSPILPYPQPEPDPKPEPKSKPPPPPPISSTNLQELFHAAELQLSVGSHPEQLAALQLLERSLVPYPPPDPVCPPELMRGLVRNLKNKAGAKAATKILLALCLAEGNRHVAVDEGAAAAVVETALELEAASAERALAALELMCTVAEGAAAVRSHALAVPIMVMMMGRTSARGKEYAIGVLAVIYSGAYGEEEAAEAVAAAPAEEVARAVELALKGDCSGRGRRKGAQLLKALQDPLQERESLDPK, encoded by the coding sequence ATGAAAGCCCAGCATCCCAAGATCAAAACCCAGCTCTTCTCTTGCGGGTTCTTCCGCCATTGCACCCGGACCGTCCTCAGCCCCACAACCCCTCACCCTCCACCTCTCCCCTTCTCATCCACCGACCCATTACCACCTTCACTGTCATTAGATTCATCACCTCCCGCTCCAACACAACCCGACCCGCCAACCCACCATCCCTCCAAGCCTGAATCCGAgtcctcttcctcctcaacTTCCCAAAGCTTCACCCAGTGAAAATTCGCTCTCCCTGATTCGCCCATCCTCCCATACCCACAACCCGAACCTGACCCGAAACCCGAACCCAAATcaaaaccaccaccaccaccacccatcTCTTCCACCAACCTCCAAGAACTCTTCCACGCAGCGGAGCTCCAGCTCAGCGTCGGGTCACACCCGGAGCAGCTGGCGGCTCTCCAACTCTTAGAACGCTCCCTCGTCCCCTACCCACCACCTGACCCGGTTTGCCCACCCGAATTGATGCGCGGGTTGGTGcgaaatttgaaaaacaaagcGGGGGCTAAAGCGGCAACGAAAATTCTGTTAGCCCTCTGCCTGGCGGAGGGCAACCGCCACGTGGCGGTGGACGAGGGTGCGGCGGCCGCCGTGGTAGAGACGGCGCTGGAGCTGGAGGCTGCGTCGGCAGAGCGGGCACTCGCGGCGCTGGAGCTCATGTGTACTGTGGCGGAGGGGGCCGCGGCGGTGAGGTCCCACGCACTGGCGGTGCCGAttatggtgatgatgatggggCGGACATCGGCGCGGGGGAAGGAGTATGCTATCGGCGTGTTGGCGGTGATTTATAGCGGTGCGTACGGGGAAGAAGAGGCTGCGGAGGCTGTGGCGGCGGCACCGGCTGAGGAGGTGGCGCGTGCGGTGGAGCTGGCGTTGAAAGGGGATTGTAGTGGCAGGGGGAGGAGGAAAGGAGCCCAGCTATTGAAGGCGCTTCAAGACCCCCTTCAAGAGAGGGAGAGTTTAGACCCAAAATAG
- the LOC18791334 gene encoding L-gulonolactone oxidase 3, whose amino-acid sequence MHSFWWLLCALHHVIWAATMLISIQAMPPEPPVRCYKNGCNLYNSYGVWGDRKDCHVQNVTYPTTEEELRLAVAYANQNKLKVKVVSQFSHTIPKLACPATSSGNSMLISTAKYNSSIEIDAKNLAVTVDAGIGLRRLINAVEEAGLSLVAAPYWEGVSVGGLVSTGAHGSSWWGKGGAVHDHIVGLSLIVPAKQSEGFAKIVKLEPKDQIFNAAKVSLGLLGVISKVKLSLEPRFKRSIAYNFTDDAQIENIYMDHAKKYEFADITWYPSKHTAAYRYDNRVPLNASGDGTYDFLGFQSNSILISKSIRATEKTMDNGRSLGGKCTMAASFLGVKKLVANGLKNGLIFIGYPVIGPQGKMQTSGSCLYSTAADNSCAWDPRINGLFFYETTAIFPASKFGDFIRDVKKLRDLKPDNFCGVDIYNGFLIRFIRASGAYLGQPEDSVVVDFNYFRADDALTPRFNQDVWEEVEQLAFFKYGAKPHWAKNRNLAFLDVQKKYPNFNKFVAVKRQLDPQNLFSSEWSDEVVFGKEGEKSDGCALEGQCICSEDRHCSPGKGYFCKPGLVYKEARVCRYSSSPPSPFSVGSGSDKNDL is encoded by the exons ATGCACAGCTTTTGGTGGCTCCTTTGTGCTCTTCACCATGTCATCTGGGCTGCAACCATGTTGATCTCCATCCAAGCCATGCCGCCTGAACCCCCAGTTCGATGCTACAAAAATGGCTGCAACCTCTACAACTCCTATGGGGTATGGGGTGACAGAAAAGATTGCCATGTTCAGAATGTCACATACCCAACAACCGAAGAGGAGCTCCGGCTAGCTGTGGCTTACGCAAATCAGAACAAGCTCAAAGTCAAAGTTGTGAGCCAATTTTCTCACACCATCCCTAAGCTGGCCTGCCCTGCCACAAGCTCCGGGAATTCAATGCTAATAAGCACAGCCAAATACAATTCATCTATTGAAATCGACGCGAAGAATTTGGCTGTCACGGTTGATGCCGGCATAGGGCTGCGCCGATTGATCAACGCGGTGGAAGAAGCCGGATTGAGCTTGGTGGCTGCGCCATATTGGGAGGGTGTGAGTGTAGGAGGGCTTGTAAGCACAGGGGCACATGGGAGCTCATGGTGGGGAAAAGGAGGAGCTGTGCATGATCATATTGTTGGGCTCAGCCTCATTGTTCCAGCAAAACAATCAGAAGGGTTTGCCAAGATTGTCAAGTTAGAACCAAAAGATCAAATCTTTAATGCTGCCAAAGTATCATTGGGATTATTAGGTGTCATTTCCAAG GTGAAGTTGTCGCTAGAGCCAAGATTCAAAAGGAGCATAGCTTACAACTTTACAGATGATGCTCAAATTGAGAACATATACATGGACCATGCTAAGAAATATGAGTTCGCAGATATAACTTGGTACCCATCAAAGCATACAGCTGCTTACAGATATGATAACAGAGTTCCCTTAAATGCCTCAGGCGACGGAACATATGATTTCCTAGGCTTCCAATCCAATTCTATTCTCATCTCCAAGAGTATTAGAGCAACAG AGAAAACCATGGATAATGGACGCAGCTTGGGTGGAAAATGCACAATGGCAGCTTCATTTTTGGGGGTGAAGAAATTAGTGGCTAATGGCTTGAAGAATGGCCTAATCTTTATTGGGTACCCAGTAATTGGTCCCCAGGGCAAAATGCAAACCTCAGGCTCGTGCCTATACTCAACAGCCGCAGACAACTCATGTGCATGGGACCCAAGAATCAATGGCCTCTTCTTCTATGAAACAACAGCAATATTTCCAGCATCAAAATTTGGAGACTTCATCAGAGACGTGAAGAAACTAAGAGACCTAAAACCAGACAACTTTTGTGGGGTTGATATATACAATGGGTTTTTGATACGTTTCATTAGGGCATCTGGGGCATATCTTGGTCAGCCTGAAGACTCCGTGGTGGTTGATTTTAATTACTTTCGTGCTGATGATGCTTTGACTCCAAGATTCAATCAAGATGTGTGGGAAGAAGTGGAGCAATTGGCTTTCTTCAAGTATGGGGCTAAGCCACATTGGGCTAAGAACAGGAACTTAGCCTTTTTGGATGTGCAGAAAAAATATcctaattttaataaatttgtaGCTGTGAAAAGACAATTGGACCCTCAGAATTTGTTCTCAAGTGAGTGGTCTGATGAGGTTGTATTTGggaaagagggagagaagagTGATGGGTGTGCTTTGGAGGGCCAATGCATTTGCTCGGAGGACAGGCATTGCAGCCCTGGAAAAGGGTATTTCTGTAAACCTGGCCTTGTTTATAAGGAGGCTAGAGTTTGTAGGTACtcatcatcaccaccatcaccattcTCTGTGGGATCAGGTAGTGATAAGAATGATttatga
- the LOC18788794 gene encoding ER membrane protein complex subunit 1: MGTTSMASRVFLLLLIFLSSTNLSLSLYEDQVGLMDWHQQYIGKVKGAVFHTQKSGRRRVVVSTEENVIASLDLRHGEIFWRHVLGSNDVIDGIDIALGKYVITLSSGGGILRAWNLPDGQMVWESFLEGSGASKSLLTVPTNLKVDKDNLILVFGKGSLHAISSIDGEVLWKKEIAPESVEVQQIIQPLGSDIIYVLGFFGSSQFDAYKINARNGELLKHNSATFSGGFSSEALVVSSEILVTLDSTRSKLVIISFQDGEINYQQTHISDIFGDSLGTPVLLPSKLPGMFSVKIDGAVVFIRVTGEGKLEVLDKINNVAAISDAISLSEGQQAFALIQHGDGKIHLTVKPSHDLSGDLLKESIDMDNQRGTVHKIFINNYIRTDRSHGFRALIVMEDHSLLLLQQGAIVWSREDGLASIVDVVTSELPVEKEGVSVAKVEQNLFEWLKGHILKLKGTLMLASAEDVAAIQEMRLKSFEKSKMTRDHNGFRKLLIVLTRAGKLFALHTGYGQVVWSLLLPTLRRSETCEYPTGLNIYHWQVPHHHALDENPSVLVVGRCGKNSDAPGVLSIVDAYTGKEINSMAAIHSVAQVIPLPFTDSTEQRLHLLIDVNQHGHLYPRTSEAIDIFQRELTNIYWYSVEADNGIIKGHVLKSNCIQEVIDNYCFESKDIWSIVFPSDSERIIATVIRKLSEVVHTQAKAIADEDVMFKYISKNLLFVATVAPKGSGPIGTATPEESWLTVYLIDTVTGRILHRMTHHGSQGPVHAVFSENWVVYHYFNLRAHRYEMSVIEIYDQSRADNKDVWKLVLGKHNLTSPISSYSRPEVVTKSQSYFFTYSVKALAVTLTAKGITSKQVLIGTIGDQVLALDKRFLDPRRSVNPTTAEKEEGIIPLTDSLPIIPQSYVTHALKVEGLRGIVTVPAKLESTTLAFAYGVDLFFTQLAPSRTYDSLTDDFSYALLLITIVALIAAIFVTWILSEKKELREKWR; encoded by the exons GCACCAGCAGTACATAGGGAAAGTGAAGGGAGCAGTGTTCCATACTCAGAAAAGCGGGCGAAGGCGTGTTGTAGTGTCCACTGAAGAGAATGTTATAGCATCACTTGATCTCCGCCACGGGGAGATAT TCTGGAGACATGTTCTTGGGAGCAATGATGTCATAGACGGAATTGACATAGCCTTGGGAAAAT ATGTCATAACCCTCTCATCAGGGGGAGGTATTTTAAGAGCGTGGAACCTTCCTGACGGTCAGATGGTGTGGGAGTCTTTTTTGGAGGGCTCAGGGGCCTCAAAGTCACTATTAACTGTCCCG ACAAACTTGAAAGTCGACAAGGACAATTTGATCCTTGTTTTTGGTAAAGGGTCTCTGCATGCTATTTCTAGCATTGACGGTGAGGTTCtttggaaaaaggaaattgcaCCAGAAAG TGTAGAGGTTCAACAGATAATTCAGCCTCTTGGCAGTGATATAATTTATGTACTAGGATTTTTTGGATCTTCCCAGTTTGATGCATATAAGATCAATGCTAGGAATGGAGAGTTGCTGAAACACAACAGTGCAACGTTTTCGGGTGGCTTTTCCAGTGAAGCGCTAGTAGTTTCAAGTGAAATTCTTGTGACATTGGATTCCACAAGATCAAAGTTGGTAATTATAAGCTTTCAGGATGGAGAAATTAACTATCAACAGACACACATATCTGATATCTTTGGGGATTCTTTGGGAACACCAGTGCTATTACCTTCAAAACTTCCTGGAATGTTTTCTGTTAAAATTGATGGAGCGGTGGTATTCATAAGAGTGACTGGTGAAGGAAAATTAGAGGTACTGGATAAAATAAACAATGTGGCGGCTATTAGTGATGCAATCTCACTTTCAGAGGGCCAACAAGCTTTTGCACTAATTCAACATGGAGACGGTAAGATCCATCTCACAGTGAAGCCTAGCCATGACCTGAGTGGTGATTTGCTGAAAGAGAGTATTGATATGGACAATCAGAGGGGGACTGTCCATAAGATTTTCATTAACAATTATATCCGGACAGACAGGTCTCATGGGTTTAGGGCCCTAATTGTGATGGAGGATCATTCACTTTTATTGTTACAACAAGGTGCTATTGTCTGGAGTAGGGAGGATGGGCTTGCCTCAATTGTTGATGTGGTAACATCAGAACTACCTGTGGAAAAGGAAGGTGTATCTGTAGCAAAAGTGGAGCAGAACCTCTTTGAGTGGCTTAAG GGACACATACTGAAGCTTAAGGGAACCTTAATGCTTGCAAGTGCTGAAGATGTTGCAGCTATACAAGAGATGAGGTTGAAAAGTTTTGAAAAGAGCAAAATGACCCGTGACCATAATGGTTTCCGGAAGCTGCTCATAGTGCTTACGAGAGCAGGAAAACTTTTTGCCTTGCACACTGGATATGGACAAGTTGTCTGGTCTCTCTTACTACCTACTCTGCGTAGATCTGAAACGTGTGAGTATCCAACTGGGTTGAATATTTATCATTGGCAGGTACCCCATCATCATGCGCTGGATGAAAATCCATCTGTCCTTGTAGTAGGTCGATGTGGGAAAAATTCTGACGCACCAGGTGTTCTTTCTATTGTTGATGCATACACTGGCAAGGAAATTAATTCCATGGCTGCCATACATTCTGTTGCGCAAGTTATACCACTTCCATTTACTGATTCAACAGAACAGCGTCTTCATCTACTAATAGATGTAAACCAGCACGGGCATCTATACCCAAGAACATCTGAGGCTATTGATATTTTTCAACGTGAGCTTACAAACATATACTGGTACTCAGTTGAGGCTGACAATGGCATTATCAAAGGACATGTCTTGAAAAGCAATTGCATCCAGGAAGTCATAGATAACTACTGCTTTGAGTCCAAGGATATATGGTCAATTGTATTCCCATCTGACTCAGAAAGGATCATTGCAACTGTGataagaaaattgagtgag GTTGTTCATACTCAAGCAAAGGCTATTGCAGATGAAGATGTGATGTTTAAGTATATATCTAAAAATCTACTCTTTGTGGCAACTGTTGCACCAAAAGGTAGTGGTCCAATTGGAACAGCAACCCCAGAGGAGTCCTGGTTGACTGTATATCTTATTGATACTGTAACTGGTCGTATATTGCATCGTATGACCCACCATGGCTCACAGGGGCCTGTGCATGCT GTTTTTAGTGAGAATTGGGTTGTTTACCACTACTTTAATCTTAGAGCACACAGATATGAGATGTCAGTCATTGAGATATACGATCAGTCCCGAGCG GACAATAAGGATGTTTGGAAGCTTGTTCTGGGAAAGCATAATCTTACTTCGCCTATTTCTTCATATTCTCGACCAGAGGTTGTGACGAAATCACAGTCTTACTTCTTCACGTATTCTGTAAAAGCTCTAGCTGTGACGTTAACAGCAAAGGGTATAACTTCAAAGCAGGTTCTTATTGGTACAATTGGTGATCAG GTTTTGGCACTTGACAAGCGTTTTCTGGATCCCCGTAGATCAGTCAACCCCACAACAGCTGAGAAAGAGGAAGGCATTATTCCTCTAACAGATTCATTGCCAATAATTCCTCAG TCCTATGTGACGCATGCCCTCAAAGTGGAAGGACTTCGAGGCATAGTGACAGTACCGGCCAAGCTGGAGTCAACAACCCTTGCCTTTGCATATGGAGTGGATCTGTTTTTCACTCAACTTGCACCTTCGAGGACCTACGATTCGCTAACAGATGATTTCAGCTATGCATTGCTTCTCATCACCATTGTTGCACTCATAGCAGCTATCTTTGTAACCTGGATTTTGTCAGAGAAGAAAGAACTACGAGAGAAGTGGAGGTAA